The Solea solea chromosome 15, fSolSol10.1, whole genome shotgun sequence genome segment ttttcctactgtgacctaTCAAAATGTCTTCCCTGAAAAAGACCTGCTCTGTTAAATTGATTTGGTAAAATTCAAACAGATTCTCCCTTGAGCTGTTACAAAACTAGCACTGTCTGTCATGGACACTTTTGTGGCCACTATGTGATCGTCTTTATTATTCATTGCATTTCATCTCTAATGTTTCctgagaaaaaacaaatcagtgaaaGAATGAAGAGTTTTACAATTTCATTTCTGAAAACGTCTCCCTTCTGTGACCAAAATAAGGTGGACCACAACAAAAGAAGCACCTACAAGAACCTCAAaaactgtacatacatacaaaataGACATATAAACGGATAAATCTGTGTACCCTAAACACATAGTGCTCCTTGATACAGTTTAGCATACAGAAATAAACCATGATGACAAAGTTACagttacaaaacacaaaaccgAGCACTTTGTATCGCCTGTTATTCTCTCATTGATTTTTGAACACTGTACGGTTGATGCCCTCACCTCTGCTTAGAAAGCAGAGGCTCTGGGTTGCATGGAAACAGAGGTGAGCAGTGGGTCAGTGTTGGACCACTCCTTCTCCTTCACCATCTCACTGGACTTGGACTGGAGAAATTTAAGGCGCCAGGTGACGGTTTGGATCACTTGCACCCTCGGTGGTCTCGCTCTCCTCTGTGCATGTAGTTAGAGACAGGGTCTGGCGGTTTGTGGTCTTGGGTCCTGCTTTGCGTCTTGTACCATACACAGCGCTGGGCATGGGCCGAGCCTTAAAGGCCTGTCGCTTCTCTTTCTGACCAAGGTTCCCAAACTCCGCCAGAATCTTtgcctccctcttcttcttctccctctccaggAAATGGAAAGGCTGTGGAAAGATGGCAGCAGAGGCCTGGTTGAGTTTGGAGTGACGGTCACATTTATCACCGCTGCTTCTGCTTTGGTCTGACCACTGATTAGTGCGACGGCTGAGGATTTCGTAGAGAGGCAGGTGAATGTGGGCCGGAGCAGGTGATGCTCTGAACTTTTTCTGGCATTCTCGGAGTTCCTCCAGCTCACGTCTCAGTAGCACGTTCTCCAGCTCAATCTCTGAGCGCGTCCGCACCTTgtgcctcttcctctcctcctctctcagcaTCATCTGGAAGGGTTTGGGCACTGTGATTTTAAAGCTGGATCCAATTCTGATCCCAGTTTGATAGGATAGTCTTCTCTGGGGTTTTGAACACGGGGTCTTAGGCTGGAATGGAAACTGTTTCTGGATTGCCATTTCTTTCGGCCTCACCAGGATGGCTCTAGGAGAAAATAGCAGTTTGGTTCAATGAAACGTTCTCCTTGTGGGCTTCCCTCCAAAAATAACTATATTTTTGCTAAACTTCACCAACCTCCCAAAGGATCGAGCCTGGGCAGATGTCCTGCATCGATTGTCCAGCTCCCCGATGGTGTCCTCTGCACAGatctctgattggtcagatcCACTTGACATCTCATGGAAGTCCAATTCCTCCTGAGAGTTGATCCTCTGGAGTGTCCTGGAAGGGCAATTATTGCAGATTTGAAGAGAGATTATCAGGATGAGGGCAACATTAATGACGAAGCAACCATTATTCCTTACTCATGTGGACAAGGACAATGTTTCTATCATCTACAATATTACACATGTGACCTGCATCTGTGTCAACAATGGATTAACAATTGCAAAAACTAAACAATGAATTGAAATTGTATCCAATATGGCCTCCAGCAAATAGGCGCAATATTTGTTAAtgccaaaatgtgtgttattctacagactgaagggaacatttttgtttctctcacagatctgcacaaatatcacacactaatcattttgaatatgttttttaatgaaaatgagaataacgatgaaaataaaaataaaaataatcaatagtcaaaataattgcaattagatatttattcaaaatcattcagccccAATTTCCACTACAACCCTGTGCTTCATTGCAGGGAGGCACATGCGGTTTGCTGAGCAGCTGGCAGGGCTGCACACCTGATCTTTATTTTCACTTAGAACTTAAGCCTGGTCCACTGCTCCACTTACTGCCAGATGATCCTGCCTTTCACGTGGTAGAGCTCAGACAATTCTACTGAGAACTATTCTGAGTCAAATTGAACGctaagttttttttattccttttccGAGCGCTGCCTGCACCCTAACTCTAGGTCCACGTCTGAATCAGTCACTCACAACAGCTTTATCAATACAACCAACACTTTTCTATCACCGTAGTTGTCTATAATTTcagtatatgtatgttttaCAGAGCCCTTGTGagcatttgttttcctttaaatgtatgtaatatTTTTGCATTTACTTATAATGACTCCCCTCTTTAtatctattatatattatattattatatattctaTCTATTACATCATACAAAAGACACTTAATAAAGACAACTTCATAAATTTGCAGGAGTGGCACTCAGTGTGAAGATTTTATataactagaaaaaaaaaacatgaggtgtgagaaatttaatttaatgtaatgtaatcacaTGTCCAACCTGATTGACTGTCCGGCTTCTCTGATTCTCCCTTGTGCCAGACCTCCATCATCGTCCTCTCCTCGCCACTCCATGCCCTCGCTGATGTACATCCTCTCCAGCTCAGCCATGTTCCTCAGGTGGGTGTTCTTCAGCTCTTCCAGCCTCCTGTGGTACTCCTGGTTGGAGAAGTAGACCCGCTGCTCTCTCTGTAGGCCGTGGATCTCCAGGGACACGGAGCTGCAAATCCCTCCGTCCCCTTTACCTTCCTCGCTGCCTTCTGAATCCAAGTCGTACTCCTGAAATGTGAAATTGTAAACTTCATGACATCTGGTGGATACATTGAGcacaaatgcaaaagaaaaccAGAGTACAATGAAGTAGTCTGCACTTTATTTTAGCAAAAAAATGGCTCCTTGTTTACCATGTAAGGTAGATCCACTTTATTTAGATATACAAGAACAAGTAATATGgatttatgtgaatattttgcaACTTATTCAAGAAGCATTAGTGATTTAATTCTTAGTTATAATCAAATGCAATTGTAACACTGTAGTCTGCAGTC includes the following:
- the LOC131474184 gene encoding protein FAM161A-like, whose product is MYGSPSLENKNFISVCQEERDHYFIRDEDCSSEEYDLDSEGSEEGKGDGGICSSVSLEIHGLQREQRVYFSNQEYHRRLEELKNTHLRNMAELERMYISEGMEWRGEDDDGGLAQGRIREAGQSIRTLQRINSQEELDFHEMSSGSDQSEICAEDTIGELDNRCRTSAQARSFGRAILVRPKEMAIQKQFPFQPKTPCSKPQRRLSYQTGIRIGSSFKITVPKPFQMMLREEERKRHKVRTRSEIELENVLLRRELEELRECQKKFRASPAPAHIHLPLYEILSRRTNQWSDQSRSSGDKCDRHSKLNQASAAIFPQPFHFLEREKKKREAKILAEFGNLGQKEKRQAFKARPMPSAVYGTRRKAGPKTTNRQTLSLTTCTEESETTEGASDPNRHLAP